In Chitinophagaceae bacterium C216, the genomic stretch AGATTAAGATTAAAACCATCGGAAAAAGAATAAGTATGAGAAGTAACATATTACTTACAGCAACGCGTTATCTGTTGCCTATCTTATTGTTGTTCTCTGTTTTCTTACTTCTACGTGGACATTATTATCCCGGAGGAGGATTCGTGGGAGGACTGGTAGCTTCCATCGCCTTCGTGCTGCATAGTTTTGCTAATGGCACCGATGCTACCATGAAACTGCTGGGAAGAAAACCTTTATCGCTGCTTCCCATAGGATTGGGCATTTCTGGCGCCAGTGTAATTCTTCCCATGTTGTTTGGGCTTCCACCAATGACAG encodes the following:
- the mrpB gene encoding Na(+)/H(+) antiporter subunit B gives rise to the protein MRSNILLTATRYLLPILLLFSVFLLLRGHYYPGGGFVGGLVASIAFVLHSFANGTDATMKLLGRKPLSLLPIGLGISGASVILPMLFGLPPMTGMWLDGKYPIVGSLGTALFFDLGVYLVVIGVVLTILFTISLTDD